The genome window TTGCGATGAACGCGCAGCGCCGGGCGCGCGGCGAGGAGGATCTGAAGATCCCCGAATTCCTGAAGCGCGTGAAGGAGGCGGCCGCCTCGCTCTCGATCGACATGGACATGCTGAAGCGGCCGCTCAACGTCGGCTTTTCCGGCGGCGAGAAGAAGCGGGCGGAAATCCTTCAGATGAAGCTGTTGCAGCCGAAGCTGTGCGTGCTCGACGAGACCGATTCCGGCCTCGACATCGACGCTCTCAAGATCGTCTCGGACGGCGTCAACGCGCTGCGCGCGCCGGACCGCGCCTTCCTCGTCATCACCCACTACCAGCGCCTGCTCGAGCACATCGTGCCGGACAGCGTGCATGTGCTCTATCGCGGCCAGGTCATCAAGTCGGGCGACAAGAGCCTCGCGCTCGACCTCGAACGCGAGGGCTATGCCGGCGTGATCGGCGAGGCGGCGTAAGGAGGGCGCGATGAACATCCATTCCAGCCCCGTGCTGACGCCGGCCGAGACCGCGCTGGTCGAGGCGTTCGCGGAGCGCATCTCCGAGCTGCCGGGCGACGCC of Aquamicrobium sp. contains these proteins:
- the sufC gene encoding Fe-S cluster assembly ATPase SufC, whose product is MLEIKNLHARIAEDGTEIIRGLNLTVKAGEVAAIMGPNGSGKSTLSYILAGRDDYEVTEGDILYNGESILEMDPAERAASGIFLAFQYPMEIPGVPTMEFLKVAMNAQRRARGEEDLKIPEFLKRVKEAAASLSIDMDMLKRPLNVGFSGGEKKRAEILQMKLLQPKLCVLDETDSGLDIDALKIVSDGVNALRAPDRAFLVITHYQRLLEHIVPDSVHVLYRGQVIKSGDKSLALDLEREGYAGVIGEAA